Proteins co-encoded in one Neovison vison isolate M4711 chromosome 9, ASM_NN_V1, whole genome shotgun sequence genomic window:
- the LCN9 gene encoding epididymal-specific lipocalin-9, translating into MKLLLLGLGLILVCAHEEGNDVVRRNFDDSQISGYWYSILLASDVREKIEEGGSMRVFVKHIEVLSNSSLLFNMYTKVDGKCTEISLVTDKTEKDGEYSVVYDGYNLFSIVETDYTDYIIFHLVNFKEEHTFQLMELYAREPDVSEEVKKRFVKYCQKHGIVKENILDLTRVDRCLQAQGSEEDQDSSAE; encoded by the exons ATGAAGCTGCTGTTGCTGGGTCTGGGGCTGATTCTAGTCTGTGCCCACGAGGAAGGAAATGATGTTGTGAGAAGAAACTTCGATGATTCGCAG ATTTCTGGATATTGGTATTCCATTCTCTTGGCCTCTGATGTCAGGGAAAAGATAGAAGAAGGTGGTAGCATGAGAGTTTTTGTGAAACACATCGAAGTCCTGAGCAATTCTTCTCTGCTCTTTAACATGTATACAAA AGTGGATGGAAAGTGTACTGAAATTTCTCTGGTTactgacaaaacagaaaaggatGGTGAATATAGTGTTGTGT ATGATGGATACAATTTATTTAGCATTGTTGAAACAGACTACACTGACTATATTATATTTCATCTTGTGAATTTCAAGGAGGAGCACACATTCCAACTGATGGAACTCTATG CTCGAGAACCAGACGTGAGTGAAGAAGTCAAGAAAAGGTTTGTGAAATATTGCCAAAAACATGGAATTGTTAAGGAAAACATACTCGACCTGACCAGAGTTG ATCGCTGTCTCCAGGCCCAGGGGAGCGAAGAGGACCAGGACTCCAG TGCTGAGTGA
- the LOC122917340 gene encoding 14-3-3 protein theta-like, translating into MEKTELIQKAKLAEQAERYDDMATCMKAVTEQGAELSNEERNLLSVAYKNVVGGRRSAWRVISSIEQKTDTSDKKLQLIKDYREKVESELRSICTTVLELLDKYLIANATNPESKVFYLKMKGDYFRYLAEVVCGDDRKQTIDNSQGAYQEAFDISKKEMQPTHPIRLGLALNFSVFYYEILNNPELACTLAKTAFDEAIAELDTLNEDSYKDSTLIMQLLRDNLTLWTSDSAGEECDAAEGAEN; encoded by the coding sequence ATGGAGAAGACGGAGCTGATCCAGAAGGCGAAGCTGGCCGAACAGGCCGAGCGCTACGACGACATGGCCACCTGCATGAAGGCCGTGACCGAGCAGGGCGCCGAGCTGTCCAACGAGGAGCGCAACCTGCTCTCGGTGGCCTACAAGAACGTGGTCGGCGGCCGCAGGTCCGCCTGGAGGGTCATCTCGAGCATCGAGCAGAAAACCGACACCTCGGACAAGAAGTTGCAGCTGATTAAGGACTATCGGGAGAAAGTGGAGTCCGAGCTGAGGTCCATCTGCACGACGGTGCTGGAATTGTTGGATAAGTATTTAATAGCCAATGCAACTAATCCAGAGAGTAAGGTCTTCTATCTGAAAATGAAGGGAGATTACTTCCGGTACCTTGCTGAAGTTGTATGTGGTGATGATCGAAAGCAAACTATAGATAATTCCCAAGGAGCTTACCAAGAAGCTTTCGATATAAGCAAGAAAGAGATGCAGCCCACGCACCCAATCCGCCTGGGGCTGGCTcttaacttttctgtattttactaTGAGATCCTTAATAACCCAGAGCTTGCCTGCACACTGGCTAAAACGGCTTTTGATGAGGCCATCGCAGAACTTGACACACTGAATGAAGATTCCTACAAAGACAGCACCCTCATCATGCAGTTGCTTAGAGACAACCTAACATTATGGACATCAGACAGTGCAGGAGAAGAATGTGATGCGGCAGAAGGGGCAGAAAACTAA
- the ZNF883 gene encoding LOW QUALITY PROTEIN: zinc finger protein 883 (The sequence of the model RefSeq protein was modified relative to this genomic sequence to represent the inferred CDS: inserted 2 bases in 1 codon): MEPKKICMREKHECKLCGKSFSRNTNLIQHQRIHTGEKPYECNECGKAFSQSTNLIQHQRVHTGEKPYKCSKCEKAFSHRSSLRNHERIHTGEKPYPCNECGKAFSHISALTQHHRIHTGKKPYACIECGKTFSRSTHLIEHQGIHSGEKSYQCKKCRKAFCHSTSLIRHQRTHIGERPYKCTECGKAFGHTPAFIQHQRIHTGEKPYECNECGKAFSRSAHLTEHQRSHTGEKPYVCKECGKTFSRSTHLTEHLKIHSGEKPYLCDLCQKLFCYRTSLVRHQRTHTGEKPYQCDECGKSFSLSSALTKHKQXHTGEKPYKCNKCSDVFCHNTSLFRHQRTHFRNEILSE, translated from the exons ATGGAACCTAAGAAAATTTGTATGAGAGAGAAGCATGAATGTAAACTGTGTGGTAAATCCTTCAGCCGGAACACTAATCTTATTCAGCATCAAAGAAtacatactggagagaaaccttatgaatgcAATGAATGTGGAAAAGCTTTTAGTCAGAGCACTAATCTTATTCAACATCAAAGAGTCCATACTGGGGAGAAACCTTACAAGTGTAGCAAATGTGAAAAAGCTTTTAGTCATAGGTCATCCCTTAGAAATCAtgagagaattcatactggagaaaaaccctATCCTTGCAATGAATGTGGGAAGGCTTTCAGTCATATTTCAGCCCTtactcaacatcacagaattcatactgggaAGAAGCCATATGCTTGTATtgaatgtgggaaaaccttcagcCGGAGCACACATCTTATTGAACATCAGGGAATTCATTCTGGGGAAAAATCCTACCAGTGTAAGAAATGTCGGAAGGCTTTTTGCCACAGCACATCACTAATCCGACATCAGAGAACTCACATCGGAGAAAGACCCTATAAATGCACggaatgtggaaaagccttcgGTCATACCCCAGCCTTCAttcaacatcagagaattcatactggagagaaaccctatgaatgtaatgaatgtggaaagGCCTTCAGTCGGAGCGCACATCTTACTGAACACCAGAGAtctcatactggagagaaaccttatgtTTGTAAGGAATGTGGAAAAACCTTCAGCAGAAGCACACACCTTACTGAACATCTAAAAATTCATTCTGGTGAGAAGCCCTATCTATGTGATCTATGTCAAAAACTATTTTGCTATAGAACCTCACTAGTTCGACATCAGAGAActcatacaggagagaaaccctacCAGTGTgatgaatgtgggaaatctttcaGTTTAAGTTCAGCCCTTACTAAACATAAGCA ACACACAGGGgagaaaccttataaatgtaataaatgtagTGATGTTTTCTGTCATAATACATCTTTATTTCGACATCAAAGaactcattttagaaatgaaatccTATCAGAGTAA